Proteins found in one Lepeophtheirus salmonis chromosome 9, UVic_Lsal_1.4, whole genome shotgun sequence genomic segment:
- the LOC121124331 gene encoding uncharacterized protein gives MKGYEWLNLVFVILFCIIPVSLEAAKHNLRLSSLPGMTSCTQEPSTIWLRNACHGGFVTLTKGRKKTKVIAQHRGIHQKSPKVELIKESCHDQSAGFLGSVTTRLYSPHADKYICFNQRGKVIAKSRKSIERMGPLCMFLERATSVGSRNLVQFQSSYNPEWYLGFDGKRVVHRKRRTRNSAHTLPRKMKRTRTHRKRRHRCDFSFSTGSFRSLENEFSGLIEHIRKQKLLQIHSSNNDKDFESPMIPKSTTGGGGNNIFVSRVSKTPAYYYIESNDERYKPEEVKRRHLLDEDEEDLLESKISFLNFKSNLKMYQLQKKTKSSLASSSSSLSTLSSSAAAAASGALSSRNNKKRKKKKLKQRRQKDKNSNLVVQSPSAPSNPSLTT, from the exons ATGAAAGGATATGA GTGGTTAAACCTCGTGTTCGTGATCCTCTTTTGTATTATTCCGGTTTCCTTGGAGGCGGCGAAGCATAACCTCCGATTGTCATCATTGCCGGGAATGACATCTTGTACACAGGAGCCGTCTACGATTTGGCTTCGAAATGCTTGTCATGGGGGATTCGTGACACTTACAAAGGGTCGCAAAAAGACCAAAGTCATTGCACAACATCGGGGCATTCATCAAAAAAGTCCGAAAG tggagTTGATAAAAGAATCATGTCATGACCAAAGTGCCGGATTCCTTGGCTCTGTCACAACACGGCTCTACTCTCCTCATGcggataaatatatttgttttaatcaaCGAGGAAAAGTGATCGCAAAG TCCCGTAAAAGTATTGAACGTATGGGGCCATTGTGTATGTTTTTGGAACGTGCTACAAGCGTTGGATCTCGAAATTTAGTTCAGTTTCAATCATCCTACAATCCTGAGTGGTATTTAGGATTCGATGGGAAACGTGTAGTTCATCGAAAGAGAAGAACCCGGAACTCAGCTCACACCTTGCCTCGCAAAATGAAAAGGACTCGAACTCATCGTAAACGAAGGCACAGGTGTGACTTTTCCTTTAGCACAGGGAGTTTTCGTAGCCTAGAAAATGAGTTTTCAGGTCTCATTGAGCACATTCGGAAGCAAAAGTTGCTGCAAATCCACAGtagtaataatgataaagaCTTTGAATCGCCGATGATCCCTAAGAGTACAACCGGAGGAGGAGGAAATAACATATTCGTTTCAAGAGTCTCTAAGACTCCGGCATACTACTACATCGAAAGCAACGATGAAAGATATAAGCCTGAAGAAGTAAAAAGAAGGCATCTTCTAGATGAGGATGAGGAAGATCTCCTTGAGTCCAAAATCTCTTTCCTAaactttaaaagtaatttgaaaatgTACCAACTTCAGAAAAAGACCAAGTCATCCCTAGCATCCTCTTCCTCCTCACTTTCCACGCTATCATCCTCAGCAGCGGCGGCCGCATCAGGAGCCTTATCGTCAAGGAACAAcaaaaaacgaaagaaaaagAAGCTGAAACAGAGGCGACAGAAAgacaaaaatagtaatttagtAGTGCAGAGTCCTTCCGCGCCCTCAAATCCTTCTCTAACTACTTAG